One part of the Sorangiineae bacterium MSr11954 genome encodes these proteins:
- a CDS encoding 3-oxoacyl-ACP synthase: MSTGERARGAAIVAYGAVSSLGEGAEACGVGGPGERARLGIAPDEHLRRAGFARPFAARAVCGSGDPGASGDPGASGDASASEELGVAHAERLLRKAFASCAAELDRVLPGWRSLRVGLALATSSGGMRGAERFFATLRAGATPSREEAAAATYFAPMVAAFSGDAPPPFSPATLLVTACCASTVAIGLSLRWLESGACDIALAGGFDAISVFVASGFEVLRATTATLPPRPFCVGRDGMALGEGAALLALVPAARAQLGPAPQAGRTSPPQPIAFVSGFGASSDAVHITAPDRTGGGMARAAQAAFDDALLAPEFIDLVSAHATATPFNDAAEWHAMQRVLPGQAPVVHPAKAQLGHALGAAGALETLACVEALRRGILPATAEANGIDPALGVRLLERAEEGRIEAALKLSAAFGGANASLVLTRTPTFGPPRRARDVYLTRAVHIETIPELPELAALARYPADKLARADGLVRFAVAALAALRERDEVGHLGGAGIVVGHFLATLETNATYDARLRERGVAAAEPRRFPYTSPNAVAGECGVVFGLTGPGLAVASGIHGGVEALAVAVELVRAGDLDRMLVVAVDEIDTVSKALASAAGYPIPGTGAVALLVTAAKTSYARVDRAQTAFAPGNRLGPPGHHALRALARPIPPDEVSSASPWGFAKLTLVRQGV; encoded by the coding sequence GTGAGCACCGGCGAACGCGCGCGCGGCGCGGCCATCGTGGCCTACGGTGCCGTCTCGTCGCTCGGCGAAGGGGCCGAGGCGTGCGGGGTGGGCGGTCCCGGCGAGCGGGCGCGGCTCGGGATCGCCCCCGACGAGCACCTGCGGCGCGCCGGCTTTGCGCGACCTTTCGCGGCGCGCGCCGTGTGCGGTTCGGGCGATCCCGGCGCTTCGGGTGATCCCGGCGCTTCGGGGGACGCCTCCGCTTCGGAGGAGCTTGGCGTCGCGCACGCCGAGCGGCTGCTCCGCAAGGCGTTTGCGTCGTGCGCGGCGGAGCTCGATCGCGTGCTCCCGGGGTGGCGCAGCTTGCGGGTGGGCCTTGCGCTCGCCACGTCCAGCGGCGGCATGCGCGGCGCGGAGCGCTTCTTTGCGACCTTGCGGGCGGGGGCGACGCCGTCGCGCGAAGAGGCCGCCGCTGCCACGTACTTCGCGCCCATGGTGGCGGCGTTCTCGGGCGACGCCCCGCCGCCATTTTCCCCCGCGACCCTGCTGGTGACGGCGTGCTGCGCCTCCACGGTGGCCATCGGCCTCTCCCTCCGCTGGCTCGAGTCGGGCGCATGCGACATCGCCCTGGCGGGCGGCTTCGACGCCATCAGCGTCTTCGTCGCCTCGGGCTTCGAAGTGCTGCGCGCCACCACCGCGACCCTTCCACCGCGCCCGTTCTGCGTCGGCCGCGACGGCATGGCCCTCGGCGAGGGCGCCGCGTTGCTCGCCCTCGTGCCGGCCGCCCGCGCGCAGCTCGGCCCCGCCCCGCAGGCCGGACGAACCTCACCGCCCCAGCCCATCGCCTTCGTCTCCGGCTTTGGCGCCTCCAGCGACGCCGTGCACATCACGGCCCCCGATCGCACCGGCGGCGGCATGGCCCGCGCCGCGCAGGCCGCCTTCGACGACGCGCTCCTCGCGCCCGAGTTCATCGATCTGGTGAGCGCCCACGCCACCGCGACCCCCTTCAACGACGCCGCCGAATGGCACGCGATGCAGAGGGTCCTGCCCGGCCAAGCCCCCGTCGTTCACCCGGCCAAAGCCCAGCTCGGGCACGCCCTGGGCGCGGCGGGTGCGCTCGAAACCTTGGCGTGCGTCGAGGCCCTCCGCCGCGGCATCCTGCCGGCGACCGCCGAGGCGAACGGCATCGACCCCGCGCTGGGCGTGCGCCTCTTGGAGCGCGCCGAAGAAGGCCGGATCGAGGCCGCGCTCAAGCTCTCGGCCGCCTTTGGCGGCGCGAACGCGTCGCTCGTGCTCACCCGCACCCCGACCTTCGGACCGCCGCGCCGCGCCCGCGACGTGTACCTCACGCGCGCCGTTCACATCGAGACGATCCCCGAGTTGCCCGAGCTCGCGGCCCTCGCGCGCTACCCGGCCGACAAATTGGCACGCGCCGACGGCCTCGTACGATTTGCGGTCGCCGCGCTGGCCGCCTTGCGCGAGCGGGACGAGGTCGGCCACCTCGGCGGCGCCGGCATCGTCGTGGGCCATTTTCTGGCGACCCTCGAGACCAACGCCACCTACGATGCGCGCCTGCGCGAGCGCGGCGTCGCGGCGGCCGAACCTCGCCGGTTCCCGTACACGTCGCCCAACGCGGTGGCCGGCGAATGCGGCGTGGTCTTTGGATTGACGGGCCCCGGGCTCGCCGTGGCCAGCGGAATTCACGGCGGCGTGGAAGCGCTGGCCGTCGCCGTCGAGCTCGTGCGGGCCGGCGACCTCGATCGCATGCTGGTGGTGGCCGTCGATGAAATTGACACTGTGTCCAAGGCGCTCGCCTCGGCCGCGGGCTATCCAATCCCGGGCACCGGTGCGGTGGCGCTCCTCGTCACGGCCGCGAAGACCTCGTACGCCCGCGTGGATCGCGCGCAGACCGCGTTTGCCCCGGGAAATAGGCTTGGACCGCCGGGTCATCATGCGCTCCGCGCGCTCGCGCGCCCCATTCCGCCTGACGAAGTGTCAAGCGCTTCACCTTGGGGTTTTGCGAAGTTGACCCTCGTGCGCCAAGGAGTTTAA
- a CDS encoding phosphopantetheine-binding protein translates to MKQLIVRELNLEGKDPMTIDDESPLFGEGLGLDSLDALQLAMSIEESFGVRVPEGDEARPIFRSVAALADYIAGALVPAAAAPGRAS, encoded by the coding sequence TTGAAACAGCTTATCGTGCGCGAGCTCAACCTGGAGGGGAAGGACCCCATGACCATCGACGACGAGTCGCCGCTCTTCGGGGAAGGGTTGGGGCTCGACTCGCTCGACGCGTTGCAGCTTGCCATGAGCATCGAAGAGAGCTTTGGCGTTCGCGTGCCCGAGGGCGACGAAGCACGTCCCATCTTCCGGTCCGTGGCGGCGCTCGCCGATTACATCGCGGGCGCGCTCGTTCCCGCGGCGGCAGCCCCCGGGCGAGCCTCCTGA
- a CDS encoding cupin domain-containing protein, translated as MRYTADYWMHHLQLAPHPEGGAFRQTYVAPLTLRREALPATFSGDRAAATHIYFLLRNGDYSAFHRLAADEIWHFYSGDNVLIHEIREDGALHTHRLGAAPEAGADFHAVVTAGSWFGAEVAPGGAYALVGCTMAPGFDFADFELAHRGSLARRFPEHLELIARLTPAPAT; from the coding sequence ATGCGATACACAGCCGACTACTGGATGCACCACTTGCAGCTCGCGCCGCACCCGGAGGGCGGCGCGTTTCGCCAGACGTATGTCGCCCCGCTCACCCTGCGCCGCGAGGCCTTGCCGGCGACGTTCTCCGGCGATCGCGCGGCCGCGACGCATATTTATTTCCTACTTCGCAATGGCGACTATTCGGCATTCCACAGGTTGGCCGCCGATGAGATATGGCACTTCTATTCCGGCGATAACGTGTTGATCCACGAGATCCGCGAAGACGGGGCCCTCCACACGCACCGGCTCGGCGCCGCCCCCGAGGCGGGCGCCGACTTTCACGCGGTGGTCACCGCCGGCAGCTGGTTCGGCGCCGAGGTCGCTCCCGGGGGCGCGTACGCCTTGGTCGGGTGCACCATGGCCCCTGGCTTCGACTTCGCCGACTTCGAGCTCGCGCACCGCGGATCGCTCGCGCGCCGGTTTCCCGAGCACCTCGAGCTCATCGCGCGGCTCACCCCGGCGCCCGCTACTTGA
- a CDS encoding aldehyde dehydrogenase family protein, producing the protein MTILDVDNPYTLESACKVPLADESRVNDTLDKARAAARAWKESPLSERIALAERAMAAMERDAESIALDITRMMGKPLAQSRGEVRGMAERARHMIEIAEASLADIVLPPKEGFERRIAKEPLGVVFDLPAWNYPLLTAVNVVVPAVLAGNAVIVKHSPRTPLSGGHFAKAFADAGAPAHVVQALDCDHPTSERIVGDPRVDHVVFTGSIFGGHRISQAAAGKFMQVGYELGGNDPAYIAADCDFDKAVESIVDGAIYNAGQSCCAVERVYVHRSLYARFVEACDALVSAYVLGDPTAAQTTLGPIAQPNHPAELEGFVGDARDSGARVVRGGRTASVDGKGRFFQATLIADVPQTAKLMKRESFGPILPIAPVDSDDEALAKMNDSELGLTASIWTSDRERAEKLSRKLDYGTVYMNRCDALDPGLPWIGTKNSGRGHSLSALGYDQLTRPKSLHFRLRF; encoded by the coding sequence ATGACCATCCTCGACGTCGACAACCCGTACACCCTCGAATCGGCCTGCAAGGTCCCGCTGGCCGACGAATCGCGCGTCAACGACACCCTCGACAAGGCCCGCGCCGCCGCCCGCGCCTGGAAGGAGAGCCCGCTCTCCGAGCGCATCGCCCTCGCCGAGCGCGCCATGGCCGCCATGGAAAGGGACGCGGAGTCGATCGCGCTCGACATCACCCGGATGATGGGCAAACCGCTCGCGCAGTCCAGGGGCGAGGTGCGCGGAATGGCCGAGCGCGCGCGCCACATGATCGAAATCGCCGAGGCGTCGCTGGCCGACATCGTCTTGCCGCCCAAGGAGGGCTTCGAGCGCCGCATCGCCAAGGAGCCGCTGGGCGTGGTGTTCGACCTGCCGGCCTGGAACTATCCCCTGCTCACCGCGGTGAACGTGGTCGTTCCTGCCGTGCTCGCAGGCAACGCGGTCATCGTGAAGCACTCGCCGCGCACGCCGCTCTCGGGCGGCCACTTCGCCAAGGCCTTCGCCGACGCCGGCGCCCCTGCCCACGTGGTGCAAGCGCTCGACTGCGATCACCCGACCAGCGAGCGCATCGTTGGCGATCCCCGGGTCGATCACGTGGTGTTCACGGGATCCATCTTCGGTGGACACCGCATCTCCCAGGCCGCGGCCGGAAAATTCATGCAGGTGGGGTACGAGCTCGGTGGAAATGATCCCGCCTACATCGCCGCTGATTGTGATTTCGACAAGGCGGTGGAGTCGATTGTCGATGGCGCGATTTACAATGCAGGACAGAGCTGCTGCGCCGTCGAGCGCGTGTACGTGCACCGCTCGCTTTATGCGCGCTTCGTCGAGGCTTGCGACGCGCTCGTGAGCGCTTACGTCCTGGGCGATCCGACGGCCGCGCAAACCACGTTGGGCCCTATCGCCCAACCGAATCATCCCGCGGAGCTCGAGGGCTTCGTGGGCGATGCGCGCGATTCGGGCGCGCGTGTCGTACGGGGTGGACGCACCGCGAGCGTAGACGGCAAAGGCAGATTTTTTCAAGCAACGCTGATTGCCGATGTGCCGCAGACGGCGAAGCTCATGAAGCGTGAGTCCTTTGGTCCCATTCTACCGATTGCGCCGGTGGACTCCGATGACGAGGCGCTCGCCAAAATGAATGATTCGGAGTTGGGGCTCACCGCCAGCATTTGGACGAGCGATCGGGAGCGCGCCGAAAAGCTCTCACGAAAGCTGGATTACGGCACGGTCTACATGAATCGCTGTGACGCGCTCGATCCAGGGCTCCCGTGGATCGGTACGAAGAATTCGGGACGCGGGCATAGCTTGAGCGCGCTTGGCTACGATCAACTCACCCGCCCCAAATCGCTCCATTTCCGATTGCGTTTCTGA
- a CDS encoding metallophosphoesterase, producing the protein MKGSFVLAHVSDLHVSTFGDTFHDRARIVKRSVHLADADASRYEEKWAEAGWRVLHQRGGRPGRLALVDPEGYAHAVPSARESGGIHDPVERAAAKACRLEARRANTLAQAVPSDGALRTLQLATPKNSNVRLLRAVRYVEESEVDAVIITGDITDDGDGYELVEAAFQRYKDKGCLLAIPGNHDLYLFPLAGSGRPRPTAETKRAAWRAFARRIGLHIEPCGAWFKVLAHGDVAVVGLDSCIRPQRRFFRHNGGIGGEQIAYLRSMAETKEWQGARHRLVALHHHVVPLPHGVGRRAPSEIGMRLDDARTVAEVFNEIGATVVMHGHRHISEERQPAGCDFRLLASPSLTLGCRSGDAPSFWRVELGKNVHAARVRLPIEAVEQENDPGTEEATDEG; encoded by the coding sequence GTGAAAGGCTCGTTCGTCCTCGCGCACGTCTCGGATCTGCACGTGTCGACCTTCGGGGACACGTTCCACGATCGCGCGCGCATCGTCAAACGCAGCGTTCACCTGGCCGACGCCGATGCCTCCCGCTACGAGGAGAAGTGGGCGGAGGCCGGCTGGCGCGTGCTCCATCAACGCGGCGGAAGGCCCGGGCGCCTCGCCCTGGTCGATCCCGAGGGCTACGCCCACGCGGTGCCCTCCGCGCGCGAGTCGGGCGGCATCCACGATCCGGTGGAGCGCGCGGCCGCCAAGGCGTGCCGGCTGGAGGCCCGCCGCGCGAACACCTTGGCGCAGGCGGTCCCCAGCGATGGTGCGCTCCGCACCTTGCAGCTGGCCACGCCCAAGAACTCCAACGTGCGCCTGCTCCGCGCGGTCCGCTATGTCGAGGAGAGCGAGGTCGACGCCGTCATCATCACCGGCGACATCACGGACGACGGCGATGGCTACGAGCTCGTGGAGGCCGCGTTCCAGCGCTACAAGGACAAGGGCTGCTTGCTCGCCATCCCTGGCAACCACGACCTGTACCTCTTTCCGCTGGCGGGCAGCGGCCGTCCCCGGCCCACCGCCGAGACCAAGCGCGCCGCGTGGCGCGCGTTCGCCCGCCGCATCGGTCTTCACATCGAGCCCTGCGGCGCGTGGTTCAAGGTGCTCGCCCACGGCGACGTGGCCGTGGTCGGCCTCGACTCGTGCATCCGCCCGCAGCGCCGCTTCTTTCGCCACAACGGCGGCATCGGCGGCGAACAAATCGCCTACTTGCGCAGCATGGCCGAGACCAAGGAGTGGCAGGGCGCGCGCCATCGCCTGGTGGCCCTTCACCACCACGTGGTGCCGCTCCCGCACGGCGTCGGCCGCCGCGCCCCCTCCGAAATCGGCATGCGCCTGGACGACGCCCGCACCGTGGCCGAGGTCTTCAACGAGATCGGCGCCACCGTGGTCATGCACGGCCACCGCCACATCAGCGAAGAACGCCAGCCGGCGGGTTGCGACTTCCGCCTCCTGGCATCCCCCTCGCTGACCCTGGGTTGCCGAAGCGGCGACGCGCCCTCCTTCTGGCGGGTCGAGCTCGGAAAGAACGTCCACGCGGCCCGCGTCCGTCTCCCGATCGAAGCCGTCGAACAAGAGAACGATCCGGGCACCGAAGAGGCGACCGACGAAGGGTGA
- a CDS encoding cytochrome B6 translates to MKRLLLRSHSHSRSSCATWVKCLGASLLVAAGLAACGEGGGTGTAAQSTGADRVFPNPTSPPPTLGDFDGDFAAFMAKAAALKPEIMQRQMALLQLRYDLANRAEGGPASCKTSRGKPVQTGVRVKTPPGLGFRELAGMTPAAIKDADAFPAGFLPLPHPNHPVGGMVFPVSSIDGIKRQTGRDLTRFDLDFDLPEHLLPEFPPAIFLTTRKDLGDVSRGQLVTTENFWALFKDILNPKQLDGLRLLLTPFPQQQFNLTSDRNSARPSLGVACFDCHINGSTNGATHQVGDIRPQAMRNRIDTTSLRGVAMQPIFGSQRGLASVEDFTEFEQRAAYFDGDPEAATRKGLNPLERGSQVHNMAEMQKILDFPPSKLDPLGKLDRSRATESELRGEGLFFGKAQCATCHSGVAFTDGTLHDLQVERFFRHRLINGQQTKDDGPIKTFTLRGVKDTPPYFHDGRLLTLDDTVEFFNLVLGLRLGDDEKQDLVAYMCAL, encoded by the coding sequence ATGAAACGTTTGCTGCTTCGTTCGCATTCGCATTCGCGCTCGAGCTGCGCGACATGGGTCAAGTGCTTGGGGGCGTCGCTGCTCGTTGCAGCCGGCCTGGCCGCGTGCGGCGAAGGCGGCGGAACGGGCACCGCCGCGCAGAGCACCGGCGCCGACCGCGTCTTTCCAAACCCGACGTCGCCACCGCCGACCTTGGGTGACTTCGATGGCGACTTCGCCGCGTTCATGGCCAAGGCTGCCGCCCTGAAGCCCGAGATCATGCAGCGCCAGATGGCCTTGCTCCAGCTGCGCTACGATCTCGCGAACCGCGCGGAGGGCGGGCCGGCGAGCTGCAAAACGTCGCGTGGAAAGCCCGTTCAAACGGGGGTGCGCGTGAAGACGCCGCCCGGGCTCGGATTTCGGGAGCTCGCGGGGATGACGCCCGCGGCCATCAAGGACGCCGACGCGTTTCCAGCCGGGTTCCTTCCCCTTCCCCACCCGAACCACCCGGTGGGCGGCATGGTCTTTCCGGTCTCGAGCATCGACGGCATCAAGCGCCAGACGGGGCGCGATCTGACGCGGTTCGATCTCGACTTCGATCTCCCCGAGCACTTGCTGCCCGAGTTCCCGCCGGCGATCTTTCTCACAACCCGCAAGGATCTGGGCGATGTGTCGCGAGGTCAGCTCGTCACCACCGAGAACTTCTGGGCGCTGTTCAAGGACATTTTGAACCCGAAGCAGCTCGACGGGCTGCGCCTCTTGCTCACGCCCTTTCCGCAGCAGCAGTTCAACTTGACCAGCGATCGCAACTCCGCGCGCCCGAGCCTCGGGGTGGCATGTTTCGATTGCCACATCAACGGCTCCACCAACGGCGCCACGCACCAAGTGGGCGACATTCGGCCGCAGGCCATGCGCAACCGCATCGATACGACGTCGCTCCGCGGGGTGGCCATGCAACCGATCTTCGGCTCGCAGCGCGGGCTCGCGAGCGTGGAAGACTTTACCGAGTTCGAGCAGCGCGCGGCCTATTTCGATGGCGATCCGGAGGCCGCGACCCGAAAGGGGCTCAACCCGCTGGAGCGCGGAAGCCAAGTGCACAACATGGCCGAGATGCAAAAGATCCTCGACTTTCCGCCGTCGAAGCTGGATCCGCTGGGCAAGCTCGATCGCAGCCGGGCCACGGAGAGCGAGCTTCGCGGCGAGGGCCTCTTCTTCGGCAAGGCCCAGTGCGCGACGTGCCACTCGGGCGTGGCGTTCACCGACGGCACCTTGCACGACTTGCAGGTGGAGCGGTTCTTCCGCCACCGTTTGATCAACGGTCAGCAGACCAAGGACGACGGCCCGATCAAGACCTTCACCTTGCGCGGCGTCAAAGATACGCCGCCGTACTTCCACGATGGCCGTCTGCTGACCCTCGACGACACGGTCGAGTTCTTCAACCTGGTGCTCGGGCTCCGGCTGGGGGATGACGAGAAGCAGGACCTGGTCGCATACATGTGCGCGCTCTGA
- a CDS encoding enoyl-CoA hydratase/isomerase family protein, protein MGTLVQYATDKGVAFLTLTDPPVNAYTFEMFKELDAAILEARFDDDVHVIVLTGHGEKYFCAGANINMLREADESFKYYFCLHANETLCRLEQTPKLVIAALNGHTVGGGLEVALACDLRVARTGPFLVGLPEVNLGVLPGTGGTQRLARLIGRSRAIEMIAEGQNVPFEEGVRLGIINKYWECTKIDDFRRKVDEYAHEFTPPHKAALAVGRIKRSVQSGLEMSLLEGLAFERELQAELFATGDAREGLSAYTAKRKPSFKAK, encoded by the coding sequence ATGGGCACACTGGTCCAATATGCCACGGACAAAGGGGTTGCGTTTCTGACGCTCACCGATCCCCCGGTCAACGCTTACACCTTCGAAATGTTCAAGGAGCTCGACGCGGCGATCCTCGAAGCGCGCTTCGACGACGACGTTCACGTGATCGTCCTCACCGGTCACGGCGAGAAATATTTCTGCGCCGGGGCCAACATCAACATGCTTCGTGAGGCCGACGAGAGCTTCAAATATTACTTCTGCCTGCACGCCAACGAGACGCTGTGCCGGCTCGAGCAAACCCCGAAGCTGGTCATCGCCGCGCTCAACGGTCACACCGTGGGCGGCGGGCTCGAGGTGGCGCTCGCGTGCGATTTGCGCGTCGCCCGCACCGGTCCCTTCTTGGTGGGCTTGCCGGAGGTCAACCTCGGCGTGCTCCCCGGCACCGGCGGCACCCAGCGCCTGGCGCGTCTCATCGGCCGCTCGCGCGCCATCGAGATGATCGCCGAGGGCCAGAACGTGCCCTTCGAAGAGGGCGTGCGGCTCGGGATCATCAACAAATACTGGGAGTGCACGAAAATCGACGACTTCCGCCGCAAGGTCGACGAGTACGCGCACGAGTTCACCCCGCCCCACAAAGCCGCCCTCGCCGTGGGCCGCATCAAGCGAAGCGTGCAGAGTGGCCTCGAGATGAGCCTCCTCGAAGGGCTCGCCTTCGAACGCGAGCTCCAAGCGGAGCTCTTTGCCACCGGCGATGCACGCGAAGGGCTCTCGGCCTACACGGCAAAGCGAAAGCCCTCCTTCAAAGCCAAGTAG
- a CDS encoding beta-ketoacyl-[acyl-carrier-protein] synthase family protein, whose protein sequence is MTGPISITGIGLITSVGETRDATWSALMRGERGIFPIDLFDTTGQRAVLGGAVRHLTMDAAPKDQQGGAWSRSTLLALLAAREAMDQARIDPKRTRVGLVVGATTGGMFETEARLAELHVDPGAQEALLEMLAHPLTSTGDCLDEAIGPFWQIRTLSSACSSGANALVVAAHWLLSGRVDAVVAGGTDGLCRLTLSGFNALAAIDPEPCRPFDRRRRGLNLGEGAGFLVLERTPRALGRGAVPIAELAGWSLGAEAHHITNPEPSGLAAGRIIAEALRDAGVDPALIDYVNAHGTGTPLNDPMESAALGQALGAELARIPVSTCKGQIGHTLAAAGAIEAGITALAVQKQAVVPTAGLEEPDPACPLVHVAGVGRPMRVRAAISNSFGFGGMDSALVIVQPGLVPARARRGRKVVVTGASTLTPQGLRGTADASDVLGEKEAEPARAVTFDLASRLNLARARRLDRASRMMALVTERALGDSGALERSVRERMGVVVGSSFGTISASAAFMHRLFEKGPRFASPADFPNLVPSSPVGHVSIYLGVGGPVLATADLAASGESAWAQAIELIEGGEADVMAAGGYEEASSIVERRLAVLFQRATPGEPRIRARSEGAAAVIVEEREHARARGARVLGEVAQLLTWRAHDRSPLVPLEPPRTPERARVVVPRADPDVDALLAGSSWRNVAQQVCDRAGGEHDALGAMALAAAAAELGEGRTSDALVIGVTQGRGYALRLVAP, encoded by the coding sequence TTGACCGGACCGATCTCCATCACCGGCATCGGTCTGATCACCTCCGTGGGTGAGACGCGCGATGCCACGTGGTCCGCGCTCATGCGGGGCGAACGCGGTATCTTTCCCATCGATCTTTTCGATACGACGGGACAGCGCGCCGTGCTCGGGGGCGCCGTGCGCCACCTCACGATGGACGCGGCGCCCAAGGATCAGCAGGGCGGCGCGTGGTCCCGCTCGACCTTGCTCGCGCTGCTCGCGGCGCGCGAAGCGATGGATCAGGCGCGCATCGATCCCAAACGGACGAGGGTCGGTCTGGTGGTGGGCGCCACCACCGGGGGCATGTTCGAGACCGAGGCGCGGTTGGCCGAGCTCCACGTCGATCCGGGCGCGCAAGAGGCGCTGCTGGAGATGCTCGCACATCCGCTCACGTCGACCGGCGATTGCTTGGACGAGGCCATCGGCCCCTTCTGGCAAATTCGCACCTTGTCGAGCGCGTGCTCGAGCGGGGCCAACGCGCTGGTGGTCGCCGCGCACTGGCTGCTCTCGGGGAGGGTCGACGCGGTGGTGGCCGGAGGCACCGACGGTCTTTGCCGTCTGACCTTGAGCGGCTTCAACGCCCTCGCGGCCATCGATCCCGAGCCATGCCGGCCGTTCGACCGGCGCCGCCGCGGCCTCAATTTGGGCGAGGGAGCCGGGTTTCTGGTGCTGGAGCGCACACCCCGGGCCCTCGGCCGCGGCGCGGTGCCCATCGCGGAGCTCGCGGGCTGGTCGCTCGGCGCCGAGGCGCACCACATCACCAACCCCGAGCCCTCGGGCCTGGCCGCAGGGCGCATCATCGCCGAGGCCTTGCGCGACGCCGGCGTGGATCCGGCGCTCATCGACTACGTCAACGCGCACGGCACCGGCACGCCGCTGAACGATCCCATGGAGTCGGCCGCGCTGGGCCAGGCCTTGGGCGCGGAGCTCGCGCGCATCCCGGTGTCGACGTGCAAGGGGCAGATCGGTCATACGTTGGCCGCCGCCGGCGCCATTGAGGCCGGCATCACGGCGCTGGCCGTGCAGAAGCAGGCGGTGGTGCCCACGGCGGGGCTCGAGGAGCCGGATCCGGCGTGCCCGCTGGTGCACGTCGCGGGGGTGGGGCGGCCCATGCGGGTGCGCGCGGCCATCTCCAACTCGTTTGGCTTCGGCGGCATGGATAGCGCGCTCGTGATCGTGCAGCCGGGCCTCGTTCCGGCGCGCGCGCGCCGCGGCCGCAAGGTGGTCGTCACGGGGGCATCCACCTTGACCCCCCAAGGGCTGCGCGGCACCGCGGACGCGAGCGACGTGCTGGGCGAAAAAGAGGCGGAGCCGGCGCGCGCGGTGACCTTCGATCTCGCGTCGCGCTTGAACCTCGCGCGCGCGCGCAGGCTCGACCGCGCCTCGCGGATGATGGCGCTGGTGACCGAGCGCGCGCTGGGCGACTCGGGCGCGCTCGAGCGCAGCGTGCGCGAGCGGATGGGCGTGGTGGTGGGGAGCTCGTTCGGCACCATCTCGGCCTCGGCCGCCTTCATGCACCGCCTGTTCGAGAAGGGGCCCCGCTTCGCGAGCCCGGCGGACTTTCCCAACTTGGTCCCCAGCTCGCCCGTGGGGCACGTCTCGATTTACTTGGGCGTCGGAGGGCCTGTGCTGGCCACCGCCGATCTGGCGGCGAGCGGGGAGAGCGCGTGGGCGCAGGCCATCGAGCTGATCGAGGGCGGCGAGGCCGATGTGATGGCCGCCGGCGGCTACGAAGAGGCGAGCAGCATCGTGGAGCGCAGGCTGGCGGTCCTCTTTCAACGCGCCACGCCGGGCGAGCCGCGCATCCGCGCGCGCTCCGAGGGCGCCGCGGCCGTGATCGTCGAGGAGCGCGAGCACGCGCGCGCACGCGGGGCGCGCGTCTTGGGCGAGGTGGCGCAGCTGCTCACGTGGCGCGCGCACGATCGCAGCCCGCTGGTGCCGCTCGAGCCGCCGCGCACGCCCGAGCGCGCGCGGGTGGTGGTGCCGCGCGCCGATCCGGACGTCGATGCGCTGCTCGCGGGCTCGTCCTGGCGCAACGTCGCCCAACAGGTGTGCGATCGCGCGGGGGGCGAGCACGATGCGCTGGGGGCCATGGCGCTGGCGGCAGCGGCCGCGGAGCTCGGCGAGGGGCGCACCTCCGACGCGCTCGTCATCGGCGTGACCCAAGGGCGCGGCTATGCGCTGCGCTTGGTCGCACCGTGA